The Actinotalea sp. JY-7876 sequence CCCGAGCGCCGGGCGTCGGTGCGGGTCCCGCCGCGCGGCGACGGCCAGCCGCGCGAGCAGGACCAGGAAGAACACGGTCAGCGTGACGACGAGGGCCGTGCGGGTCGGCGCGTCGGCGTCCGTCCCCGGCAGCACGAGCGTGACGCCGGCGCCGAGCGCCAGGATGAGCCAGGGCAGCGTGGCCGGCAGCCTGCCGACGCGTGCGCTCATCTCGTCCCCGTCCGGTCGCTCGAGCGCCCGTCGACGGTCACGGCGTCCCGGGTGCGGTCCCATGTGCTCTGATGCATCGCCGGACTATCGGACGCCCACAACCTGATCTTGAGGGGTCCGGGACGTCGCGCACGTCACAGCGCGGGTGAAGAACTGTCACGGCCCGTGCGACCGCAGACGTGTACACGGACCGGAGTCCGTGCCAGGCTGGCGGTGGTACGGCGGGGCGGGCACCCGCCGTCGTGGGGACGGGGGAACCCATGCGTGACCTGACGAGGATGGGGACGACCGAGCTGCGCGAGCTGGTCCGCGACGCCGCGACGACGCGGATGTGGGCGGTGTCGGGCATCGAGCGACAGCGCGCGGGCGACCGGCTGCTGGCGGCGCTCGACGAGCTCGAACGACGACGCGGGGTGCTGCTCAGCCGCACGACGCACCTGTCGCGCGTGCGACACACGCGCGCCGCCCGGGGCGCCTGAGCGCGCGCGCCAGGCGGCAGCGCGTCCGGCGGCGAGAGGCACGGGCGGTCGGAGGGCTAGAGGCTGACCTCGAACCACACCGTCTTGCCGTCGGGGTCCCGGTCCACGCCCCAGCGCCGCGAGAGCCGGTCGATGAGCATCACGCCACGGCCGCCGTGGGCGGTCACCTGCACCTCGCGCCGCACCGGCAGGCGCGTGCTCTGGTCGTGGACGCCGACCCGCAGCACGCCGTCGTGGGCCAGCACGTCGACGCTGACCTCGCCGTCGGACGGCCCGTGGACGACCGCGTTGGCCACCGCCTCGGACGTCAGCAGCGCCACGATCCGCAGCGCGTGGCCCGACGCGCCCGCCTCCTGCGCCTCACGCGTGACGGCGCGGCGCGACCGCGAGATCCACGCGGGGTCGGCAGGGAACCTCACGGGACTCCCCTCAGCGTTCCGGGCCGCGGTGGCAGCGAGAGACGGCGTCGGGTGTCAGCGTCACCCACGCGACGGGCGCGCGCATCTCAGCGCCCCCAGCCGGCGTCGAGCCACGCGTGCGGCGGGGGCAGGAGACCGTCGAGGTCGTCGAAGAGCGCGTCGGGCAGCTCGACCGACGCGGCCGCGACCGTCTGCGCCACCCGGGCGGGGCGGCTCATGCCCACCACTGTCGCGTCGACGCGGGGCTCGCGCAGCGAGAACTGCAGGGCCGCGGTCGCCAGGTCGGTGCCGTGATCGCGGCAGACCCGATCCATGGCGTCGACCGCCGCCACCACCTCGGGCGGCGCGGTGCGGTAGCCGTACCGGGCGGGCCCCTCGCCGGTGACGCCCGTCGCCAGGATGCCGCCGCCGTGCACGGCGGCGTTCACCACGCCCATCCCCCGCTCGGCGGCGGCGTCCAGGAGGGGTCCGGCGCTGCGGTCGACGAGCGTCCAGCGGTTGTGCACCAGGAGGACGTCGAAGACGCCGAGGTCGAGGTACCGCGCCATCTCGGGGACGGGACCGCCGGCCAGGCCGATCGCGCCGACCTCCCCGGCGTCGCGCAGGGCCACGAGAGTCTCCAGGGCACCCCCGGGGCCGTGATCTCGGCGAAGGGGAAGTTCTCCGGGTCGTGCAGGTGGACCAGCGGCAGCGTCTCGACGCCGAGGCGCGCCCTGCTCTCGGCGACCGACGTCCGCACCCGGTCGCCCGAGTAGTCGCGGCCTGACGGGTCCACCTTGGTCGCCAGGAGCATGTCGGGCGGCAGCCCGCCCGCCTCGGCGATCGCCCGCCCGATCCGGCGTTCGCTCTCGCCGCCGCTGTAGCCGTTGGCCGTGTCGAGGAAGCGGATCGGGCTCGCGAGGACGGCCCGCACGGTCGCGACCCCCTCGTCGGCCGGCACGTCGCGACCGAACAGGTTCGGCATGCTGCCCAGTGGCCCGCCGCCCGCCCCGACGGCCGAGACGGTCAGGCCGGTGCGCCCCAGGGTCCGGAGCCAGGGTCGGCCGGAGGGCGCCGGGCGGGGCCCGCTCGCCGGTGTGCCGGGTCCGTGAGGGGAGGTGGGCGTCGGCACGGGGGCTCCTGGGCTCGGCGGGGGCTGCCGCACCCAAGGATGCCCCGACCGGCCCGCGCCCGCAGGTCGGGCGCGCCCGGGTCCCTCCGCCAGGTCGGGCGACAGCCACCGGATGCGCCTCACGCCTCGTGGCGCGATGGTGGAGCGACCGTTCCGCGCACAGCCCTCCGGAGGTGGCGCCGTGACCCCGTCGACCATCGCGACACGACCCGCGGCGTGCGCCGCCACGGCACGCCCGGACCGCGCGCACGGATGGGACGCGTGAGCGTCGACGCGGCGGTCACCGACCGTCCGCTGGCGGTCGTCACGGGCGCCTCGAGCGGCATCGGGCGCGCGCTGGCCGACGACCTGGCGGAGCGCGGCCACGACCTCGTCCTGTGCGCCGAGGACGCCGAGCTGGCGGTCGCCGCGGAGCAGCTCGCCCGGCGCGCGGGCGTCGTTCCCGTGCGCACCGACCTGGCGACGTCCGACGGCGTCGAGCAGCTCGTCGCCGCGATCTCGGCGACCGGGCGGCCGGTCGCCGTCCTCGCCCTCAACGCCGGGGTGGGCCTCGGCGGGGCCTTCGTCGGGTCCGACCTGACCGCGCAGCTGCGCGTGGTGCACCTGGACGTGGTCTCGACGGTGCACCTCGCGCACCGCCTGCTCCCCGGGATGGTCGCGCAGGGCGCGGGCCGGGTGCTGGTCACCTCGTCCGTCGCCGCGACCATGCCCGGCCCGTGGAACGCCACGTACGCGGCGTCCAAGGCCTTCGTGCAGTCGTTCGCCGAGGCGGTCCGCCGCGAGCTCGCCGGCACGGGGGTCACCGTGACGGCGCTGCAGCCGGGCCCGACGGACACGGAGTTCTTCGACCGCTCCGGCATGGACGAGACGCTGCTCGGGCGCGGGCCCAGGACCGACGCCGCCACCGTCGCGCGCAAGGGGCTCGACGCCCTGTTCGCCGGCAAGGACCACGTCGTCGTCTCGGCGATGGGCGCCACCCAGGCGGGCCTGTCCCGTGTGCTGCCCGAGCGCGCACGCGCGGCGGTGCACGGTGCCATGGCCAAGCCACGGGGCGACGACGCGGACGACGCACCGGCACGCGGGACCCCCGACGCCCCGCAGGAGGGGTCATGACCGCCCTCCGCCCCCTCCCGGCCGCCCAGGTGCGGCGATGAACCCGCACGGTGACCCCACCCACCCGGCGCAGCCGCGCTGACGACCCCTGGAGGACGCATGACGCACGCAACGACGACGTCGACCGACACGGGAGCCTCCCCCGGCGCCCCCCGGCCCCCGATGGTGGGCGTGGCCCGCGCGATCGAGGACGACTCCCGCCTCGACGGCGCGGTACGGGCGCTGCGGCCGCTCGGCGAGGCGCTGGTCGCGGACGAGGGCAGGCGCGACCTGCTGCTCGGCCGGCAGATGGGCCACGCGCTGCACCCGCTGCTCACCGACGCGCCCATCGGCGCCTGGATGTCCGCGGTCGTCCTCGACCTGGTGGGCGGCGAGGAGTCGCGCGCGGCCGCACAGCGGCTGGTGGGACTCGGCATCCTCACGGCGGTGCCCACCGCCCTGACGGGGATGGCCGAGTGGGCGCACACCGACGAGCGCAGCGCCCGCGTCGGGGTCGTGCACGCCGCCGGCAACTCGCTCGCGCTCGGGCTCTTCTCCGCCTCCTGGCTCGCGCGCCGCCGGGGCCGGCACGGCCGGGGACGCGCGCTCGGGCTCGTCGGGGTCGCCGCCGTGGCGGCCGGCGGGTTCCTCGGCGCCCACCTCGCCATCGCGCGCAACGTGTCCAGCCGCGACGCGGCGTTCGCCGAGTCGCTGCCCCCGGCCCAGCGGGTCGGGGCGACGCCCGCGACCGACGCCGTCGTCGCCTGAGCGTGTCCGCGCCGGGCGCCCGCCACCGGTCCGGGTGGCGGGCGCCCGGCGTCCCGGTAGCGCAGGAGCCGCGGCATGAGCAGACTGCACGCGTGCGCACCGTCGGGGTCGAGGAGGAGTACCTGCTGGTCGAGCCCGACGGGAGCGTCGTCGGGGTCGCCGGCGCCGTCCTCGCCGCCCACGGGACGGCGCTCTCAGGCCCAGCGCTCGCCGGTCCCTGGCTCGCGGACCCGGCCCTCGCGGACGCGGACGCAGGACCGGTGGACCCGCCGGACCGCAGCGACGAGCCCGGCGGGGACCTGGAGGCCGAGCTCAAGCAGCAGATGATCGAGACGGGCACGCGACCGTGCACCAGCCTGGGCGACCTGCGCGAGGAGATCGCGGCCGGCCGGGCGCGGGCCGCGCACGCCGCCGCGCGCGTGGGCGCCGGGATCGCCGCGCTCGGCACGGCGCCGCCCAAGGTCGTCCCGACCCTCTCCCCCGGCGACAGGTACCTCGCCATCAACCGCGAGTTCGCGCTCACGGCGCGCGAGCAGCTCACGTGCGGCTGCCACGTGCACGTGGGGGTCGAGGACGACGAGGAGGGCGTCGCCGTCCTCGACCGCATCGGCCCGTGGCTGCCCGTGCTCCTGGCCCTGACGGCCAACTCGCCGTTCTGGAACGGCGAGGACAGCGGCTACGCGAGCTTCCGTTCCCAGGTCTGGAACCGCTGGCCGACGGCGGGCCCGGTCGCGCCGCTCGGCTCGGCGGCGGCCTACCACCAGCTCGTCGAGGAGCTCATCGCGACGGGCACCGTGCTCGACCCGGGCATGGTCTACTTCGACGCCCGACTCTCGGCGCGCTACCCGACCGTCGAGGTCCGCATCGCCGACGTGTGCCTCCAGGCGGACGACGCCACGCTCCTGGCCGCCCTCGTGCGCGGGCTCGTCGAGACGGCGGCGCGCGACGCCGCCTCCGGGACGCCCACGCCGACCACGCGCGTCGAGCACCTGCGCGGCGCCTCGTGGCGGGCGGCGCGCTCGGGGCTGCGCGGCCAGCTGGTCAGCCCGACGACGTCCCGCCCGGTGCCCGCCGCGGCCGCGGTCGCCGAGCTGGTCGACCACGTGCGGGAGGCGCTGCGCGACGCGGGCGACGAGGAGGCCGTGACGGAGCTGCTGGAGGGCCCGTGGCGGCGCGGGACCGGTGCGACGCGGCAGCGGGCGTGGTTCGCCGAGAGCGCCGACCACGGTCACGTGGTGCGGCGCGCCGCGGCCCTGACCGTGCGCTGAGCGACCGGCGCCGGGCGCGACCGGCGCCGCCGGCTCACCCCCCGACGAGCTCGCGGAGGCGCAGGGCGTTGCGGACCGCGTTCGCGTCGCCGTCGTTGTTGAAGTAGGCGAAGACCTCGCGCCCGCCCGCGCGCCACTCCCCGATGCGGTCCGCCCACCACCGCAGGTCGTCCTCGCCGTACGAGCCGCCGTAGAGGTGGTGGTGGTCGGGCCCGTGCAGGCGGACGTAGACGAAGGGCGCCGTCGCCCGCAGCACGCACGGCAGGCCGGCACCGCTCATCACGCAGTACGCGGCGCCGTGCCGCTCGAGCAGCGCGAGGACGGCGTCGTCGTGCCAGCTGGGGTGCCGCGCCTCCACCGCGACCCGCACCCAGTCCGGCAGCCGGCCCAGGAACCAGTCGAGCCGGGCGTCGTCGCGCTCGAGGGTGGGCGGCAGCTGGACCAGCAGCACGGCGCGGCGCGCCCCGAGCTCGTGCCAGCCGCGGGCGATGCGTCCGACCCACGCCTCGGGCGCGTACAGGCGCTTGGCGTGCGTCAGGCCGCGCGGGGCCTTGACGGAGAGCAGGAACCCCTCGGGCAGACGCCGACGCCAGGAGGCGAAGGCCCGGTCCGTCGGCCACCGGTAGAAGCTCGCGTTGAGCTCGGCGGTGCCGAAGCGCGACACGTAGTGACCGAGGCGGTCGTGCGGCGCCGACCCGTGGGGGTACAGCTCCGGGTGCCAGTGGTCGTAGCTCCAGCCGGACGTGCCGACGTGGACCCCCGTCACCCGGCGCGGGTGCCTGCCTCGGCGCCCTCGGGCGCCAGGGCGAGGGCGAACCAGACGGACTTGCCGTCCTCGGCGTGCTCGACGACGCCCCAGGCCTGGGCGAGGCTCCGCACGAGGTGCATCCCCCGGCCGCCGAGCTCGACCTCGCCCGGGTCGAGCAGTGCCGGCGGCTCCGGGTTCGTGTCGCGCACGCCCACGCGCACGACGTCGTCCTCGACGGCGACGCGCACGCGCACCTCTCGGCCCCCGCCGTACTTCACGGCGTTCGTCACGACCTCGCTCGTGAGGAGCTCCAGGACACGCAGGATGTGGTCGTGGACGCCGCAGGCGACCGCCTGACGGCGCACCCACTGCCGGCCGTGCCGGATGTGGCCGGGGTGGGCGGGCAGACGGAGCTCCATCGACCTCACCACACCCACCTCCTCCCCAGCCGTCGACGGCAACCGCGACTCAGTCCTTGCGGAACGCGTCCTTGACCTTCTCGCCGGCCTGCTTGAGGTCGGCCTTCTTCTGGTCGCCGCGGCCCTCCGCCTCGAGCTCGCGGTCGCCCGTGGCCCCGCCGGTCGCCTGCTTGGCCTTGCCGCCCAGACCCTCGGCGGCGTTGGCGATCTTGTCGTCCAGTCCCATGGTTCCTCCTTGGTGGAGCGGTGTTTCCGAGCCGAACGTACGACGATCCGCGCGCTTTCGCCCGTCGAGCGGACGGTCCGACGCGCCCGGCGGTGCGGCGATAGCGTCGGCGTTCGACCTGAGGAGACCCGTGACGACGATCTGGATCGATGCGTCCGCCGGCGTGGCCGGCGACATGCTGCTCGGCGCGCTGGTGGACGCCGGCGCCCCGCTGCCGGCGCTGCAGGAGGCGGTCGACGCCGTCGTGCCCGGCGCCGTGGCGCTGCGCGTGGAGCAGGTCCGGCGCGCCGGGCTGCGCGCGGCCAAGGTGCACGTGGACGTGCTCGTGGAGGACCCGCCGCACCGGACCTGGTCCACGATCCGCGGGCTGCTCGCCGCGGCCGACCTGCCCGAGGAGGTCCGGTCCCGTGCCGGGGCGACGTTCGAGCGGCTCGCCGACGCCGAGGGGCGCGTGCACGGGGTCCCCGCCGCCGAGGTCCACTTCCACGAGGTCGGCGCCCTCGACGCGATCGCCGACGTCGTCGGCACGGCGGCCGGCCTGGCCGCCCTCGGTGCGGAGCGTGTCGTCGTCTCCCCCGTCGCCCTGGGCTCGGGCACCGTCCGGGCGCACCACGGCGTGCTGCCCGTGCCCGCCCCGGCGGTGCTCGAGCTGTCCCGTGGGTGGGCCGTGCTCGCGGGCGGCGACGGCGAGCTCGCGACGCCGACGGGCCTGGCGCTGGTCACCGCGCTGGCCGGGTCGTCCGGCCCGCTGCCGGCGATGACCGTCACCGGCAGCGGCATCGGCGCCGGCACGCGCGACACGCCGCACCGCGCCAACGTCGTGCGCGTCGTGCTCGGCGACGAGTCACCCGCGGCGGCCGAGGCCGCCGGCGCCCCGACCTCCGCCGTGCTCCTCGAGGCGAACGTCGACGACCTCGACCCGCGCGTGTGGCCCGAGGTGCTCACCGAGCTGCTCGGCCGGGGCGCCCTGGACGCCTGGCTCAGTCCCGTCGTGATGAAGAAGGGGCGACCCGCGCACACGCTCCACGTGCTCAGCGGGCACGACGGCGCCGACGCCCTGGCCGACGTCGTGCTCGAGCACACGTCCACCCTCGGCGTGCGTCGCTCCTCGGTGCAGCGGGAGGTCCTGGAGCGCGCCTGGGTGCCGGTCGACGTCCAGGACGGCACGGTGCGCGTCAAGGTCGGCCACCGCGACGGGCGGGTGCTGCAGGCGATGCCCGAGTTCGACGACGTGGTGGCGCTGGCGCACGGGTCCGGCCGGCCGGTCGCGGTCGTCCTGGCCGCGGCGCGCGCGGCCGCCCACGCCGCAGGCCTGGTCGCCGGCGCCTCCTGGCCCCGGTGAGTCGGCCCGGCGGCCCCGGCCCGGCCTCAGGCCGGCTGGGGCGCCGCGATCTGCGCCGCGAGGTGCCCGGCGCCGTAGCCGTTGTCGATGTTGACGACGGCGACACCCGGGGCGCACGCGGTGAGCATGGTCAGCAGGGGGGCCACACCCTGGAAGGCGGCGCCGTAGCCGACCGACGTCGGCACGGCCACGACCGGCGCGCTGACCAGTCCCGCCACCACGCCCGGCAGAGCGCCGTCCATCCCGGCGGCGACGACCACGACGCGGGCGGCGCGCAGCAGCTCCAGGTGCTCGAGCACGCGGTGCAGCCCCGCCACCCCGACGTCCACGACCAGGCTCGTCGCCCGGCCCAGGTGCTGGGCCGTGAGGGCCGCCTCGGCGGCGACCGGGAGGTCCGACGTGCCGGCCGCCAGCACCACGACGTGCCCGCCGCTCGGCGCGGGCGGACGCGCCGGCCAGGCCACGACCCGCGCGACCGGGTCGTGGTGCGCGTCCGGCAGCGCCTCCAGGACGGCGGCGGCCTGCTCCGGCGTCGCGCGCGTGAACAGCGTGCGCGCCCCCCGGTCGCCGACCTCGCGCGCGATCGCGGCGACCTGGTCCACGGTCTTCGGCTCGCACAGCACCGCCTCCGCGAAGCCGCGGCGCCGCGCCCGGTCGTGGTCGAGGCGCACGAAGGCGTCCAGCGCGGCGGGCGGCGACCAGGCCGCCGGGGCGCCGCCGTCCGGCACGGCCTCAGCCACGGTGGTCCCCTCCCCCGCGCGCCGTCACGAGCGGCAGGGTGAAGGCGCCCGACTGCACCCCCGCGAGGTCGAGCGCGACGAAGCGGAACCCCGCCGAGCGCACGGCGCGCAGGACCTCGCCCCGCAACGGCTCCGAGGCGACGGCGACGACCTGCTCGGCCGGGACCTCGAGCCGCGCGACGTCGCCGTGGTGCCGCACGCGCAGGTCGCCGAGCCCGACCCGCCGCAGTGCCGCCTCGGCGGCCTCCACCTGCGCGAGCTTGTCCGGCGTGACCTCCTCGAAGTGCGGGATGCGCGAGGCGAGGCACGGGGCGGCGGGCTTGTCCGCCGACGGCAGGCGCAGCGCTCGCGCCACGCGCCGCACGGCCTGCTTGTCGAGCCCGGCGTCCGCGAGGGGCCGCAGCACGGCGTGCGACGTCGCGGCGCGCGAGCCGGGGCGGTCGGGCCGGCGGGCGTCGTCGGCGTTCTCCCCGTACGCGACGGCCGTCAGCCCGTGGGCCTCGACCACCTCGTCACCGATGCGCGCGAAGAGCTCGTCCTTGCAGAAGAAGCACCGGTCCGGTCCGTTGCGGCGGTACTCCGGGTTCTCGCCCTCGTGCGTGCGGACCTCGACCACGGGCGCACCGACGGCGCGCGCGACGTCGTGCGCCGCGGTGCGCTCGTCCGCCGCGAGGCTCGGGGAGACGCCGAGCACGGCCACGACCCGCTCGGCCCCGAGCGCCCGGACGGCCAGGCCCAGGACCACCGACGAGTCGACGCCTCCGGAGAAGGCGACGCCGAGGCGACCGGAGGGCACGGCGCGCCGCAGCGCCGCGGAGACGTGCTCCACGGCGCCGCGGTCGTCCGGGCCCAGCGGGTCCGCCCAGCGGGTGCCGGGCCGGTCCACCGGTGCGTGCATCAGACCTCCCGCGATCCGTCCGTGGCGGCGCCGGCGCGTGCGGCGCGCCGGGCCTCGACCTCGCCGACCATAGACCGGAAGACCTTCTCCGTGAGCGGGTAGGCCAGCATGATGAGCACGCCGACGGCGATGAACACGGCGGGGACGAAGCCCGCGATGTAGCGGATGCCGTCGGTCGTGGCCTGCGTCTGCTGCTCCGCCTCGGCGACGTAGCCGACCAGCCCGAGCCCGTACGCGGCGGCCGCCCCGCCCACGGCCTGGCCGAGCTTGCGGGTGAAGGAGAACACGGCGTAGGTGGTGCCCTCGGTGCGGACCCCGCTGCGCCACTCGCCGTACTCGACGGTGTCCGCCTCGAGCGCGAACATCAGCATGTTCACGGCGGCGAGCCCGATGCCGTACAGGCCGAAGAAGACGATCGCGAGCCACGACATGGTGGGCGGCGTGAGGGCCACGCCGGTCGCGGCCACGACGGCCAGGGCGCCCGCACCGACGTACGCGGCCTTCTTGCCGACGCCGCGCACGAGCCTGGGGATGACCGGCGCGACCGCGAACATCGCCAGCGTGCTGACCACCGTCAGGACGATGAACAGGTTCGCGTCCCCCAGGACGTCACGGGCGTAGTAGGCCTGCACGGTCTGCAACGTGAACATGCCCGTGAGGAAGCACAGCGCCGACAGGCACAGCATGAGCAGCGGCCTGTTGCCCCTGAGGGTGCCCAGGCTCTGGCGCAGGCTCACCCTCGCCACGTCGCGGACGACGTTCTCCCGCGAGGTCCGGAAGAGCAGGCCGTACAGCCCGAGCCCCACGACGACGAAGAGCAGCGTGGTGAGCGTCAGGGACTGCTGCAGGTCGTCCGAGCGGGTGATCTGCGGCGCGACGACGAACGCCAGCAAGATCATCGTGGCGGCGGTGCCCACCATCCGGAAGCTCGCCAGCTTGGCGCGCTCCTCGGGGACCTGCGTCATCGCCGACGCGAGCGAGCCGTACGGGATGTTGACGAGGCTGTACGCCAGCCCCAGCAGCGCGTACGTGACGTACGCGTAGACGAGCGTGCCGGTGCCCCCGAGCCCGCCCGGCACCGTGAAGGTCGCCACGCTCAGGAGCAGCAGGGGCAGCGAGCCGAAGAGGAAGAACGGACGGAACTTGCCCCACCGCGTCATCGTCCGGTCCACGAGGCGGCCCGCGAAGATGTCGGCGAACGCGTCCCACGCCCGCACGACGAGGAAGAGCGTGCCCGCCGCGGCGGCCGAGATGCCCACGACGTCGGTGTAGTAGAGCAGCAGGAACATCGACGACATGGAGAACGCGAGGTTGTTCGCGGCGTCGCCCGAGGCGTAGCCGACCAGCTGCGACAGGCGCAGCCTCCCGCCGGTGGCGGGTGCCGGCGTGGCCGACGGGACGGAGGCTGCCGGGGCAGCCGCGGTGCTGGTCATGGCACTCCCTCGATCGGTGGCGGACCCGGCGGTGCCGGTGGTGGCTCCGGGGACGGTGGCGGTGCTGCGCAGCGGCGCGGGGGGACGCCGGTGGTCAGCGGTCACGGGTCCAGCGGCGGCGCAGCGCGTGCGCCGCCGCCTTCGGGCGCCGGTCGCGCGTGAAGGCGCCCTTCTTGTTGCCGTCGACGCGGAACACGCCCGACGACGTCGCGAAGTCCGCGAAGTTCCACACGTGCTCGCCGACGACCGCGTCGACGGCGTCGAACACGCGGTGGTTCATGTCGAGGTACTCGACCTGGTACTCCTCGGTCCACGGGACCGGGGTGACCGAGTGCAGGCCCGGCATGGTGTCGGCGCCGTACTCGGTGATGATGATCGGCTTGCCGTCGGAGGCCCACTGGCCGAGCTCCTCGCGCCAGGCGGCCTCGGCGGCCTCGAGGTCACCCGTGTGGACGTACCAGCCG is a genomic window containing:
- the larC gene encoding nickel pincer cofactor biosynthesis protein LarC codes for the protein MTTIWIDASAGVAGDMLLGALVDAGAPLPALQEAVDAVVPGAVALRVEQVRRAGLRAAKVHVDVLVEDPPHRTWSTIRGLLAAADLPEEVRSRAGATFERLADAEGRVHGVPAAEVHFHEVGALDAIADVVGTAAGLAALGAERVVVSPVALGSGTVRAHHGVLPVPAPAVLELSRGWAVLAGGDGELATPTGLALVTALAGSSGPLPAMTVTGSGIGAGTRDTPHRANVVRVVLGDESPAAAEAAGAPTSAVLLEANVDDLDPRVWPEVLTELLGRGALDAWLSPVVMKKGRPAHTLHVLSGHDGADALADVVLEHTSTLGVRRSSVQREVLERAWVPVDVQDGTVRVKVGHRDGRVLQAMPEFDDVVALAHGSGRPVAVVLAAARAAAHAAGLVAGASWPR
- a CDS encoding ATP-binding protein, with product MELRLPAHPGHIRHGRQWVRRQAVACGVHDHILRVLELLTSEVVTNAVKYGGGREVRVRVAVEDDVVRVGVRDTNPEPPALLDPGEVELGGRGMHLVRSLAQAWGVVEHAEDGKSVWFALALAPEGAEAGTRAG
- a CDS encoding SDR family oxidoreductase, whose translation is MSVDAAVTDRPLAVVTGASSGIGRALADDLAERGHDLVLCAEDAELAVAAEQLARRAGVVPVRTDLATSDGVEQLVAAISATGRPVAVLALNAGVGLGGAFVGSDLTAQLRVVHLDVVSTVHLAHRLLPGMVAQGAGRVLVTSSVAATMPGPWNATYAASKAFVQSFAEAVRRELAGTGVTVTALQPGPTDTEFFDRSGMDETLLGRGPRTDAATVARKGLDALFAGKDHVVVSAMGATQAGLSRVLPERARAAVHGAMAKPRGDDADDAPARGTPDAPQEGS
- a CDS encoding glutamate--cysteine ligase — protein: MRTVGVEEEYLLVEPDGSVVGVAGAVLAAHGTALSGPALAGPWLADPALADADAGPVDPPDRSDEPGGDLEAELKQQMIETGTRPCTSLGDLREEIAAGRARAAHAAARVGAGIAALGTAPPKVVPTLSPGDRYLAINREFALTAREQLTCGCHVHVGVEDDEEGVAVLDRIGPWLPVLLALTANSPFWNGEDSGYASFRSQVWNRWPTAGPVAPLGSAAAYHQLVEELIATGTVLDPGMVYFDARLSARYPTVEVRIADVCLQADDATLLAALVRGLVETAARDAASGTPTPTTRVEHLRGASWRAARSGLRGQLVSPTTSRPVPAAAAVAELVDHVREALRDAGDEEAVTELLEGPWRRGTGATRQRAWFAESADHGHVVRRAAALTVR
- a CDS encoding ATP-binding protein; this encodes MRFPADPAWISRSRRAVTREAQEAGASGHALRIVALLTSEAVANAVVHGPSDGEVSVDVLAHDGVLRVGVHDQSTRLPVRREVQVTAHGGRGVMLIDRLSRRWGVDRDPDGKTVWFEVSL
- a CDS encoding aldo/keto reductase, with amino-acid sequence MALRDAGEVGAIGLAGGPVPEMARYLDLGVFDVLLVHNRWTLVDRSAGPLLDAAAERGMGVVNAAVHGGGILATGVTGEGPARYGYRTAPPEVVAAVDAMDRVCRDHGTDLATAALQFSLREPRVDATVVGMSRPARVAQTVAAASVELPDALFDDLDGLLPPPHAWLDAGWGR
- a CDS encoding DUF2231 domain-containing protein is translated as MTHATTTSTDTGASPGAPRPPMVGVARAIEDDSRLDGAVRALRPLGEALVADEGRRDLLLGRQMGHALHPLLTDAPIGAWMSAVVLDLVGGEESRAAAQRLVGLGILTAVPTALTGMAEWAHTDERSARVGVVHAAGNSLALGLFSASWLARRRGRHGRGRALGLVGVAAVAAGGFLGAHLAIARNVSSRDAAFAESLPPAQRVGATPATDAVVA
- a CDS encoding DUF72 domain-containing protein; the protein is MTGVHVGTSGWSYDHWHPELYPHGSAPHDRLGHYVSRFGTAELNASFYRWPTDRAFASWRRRLPEGFLLSVKAPRGLTHAKRLYAPEAWVGRIARGWHELGARRAVLLVQLPPTLERDDARLDWFLGRLPDWVRVAVEARHPSWHDDAVLALLERHGAAYCVMSGAGLPCVLRATAPFVYVRLHGPDHHHLYGGSYGEDDLRWWADRIGEWRAGGREVFAYFNNDGDANAVRNALRLRELVGG
- the larB gene encoding nickel pincer cofactor biosynthesis protein LarB is translated as MAEAVPDGGAPAAWSPPAALDAFVRLDHDRARRRGFAEAVLCEPKTVDQVAAIAREVGDRGARTLFTRATPEQAAAVLEALPDAHHDPVARVVAWPARPPAPSGGHVVVLAAGTSDLPVAAEAALTAQHLGRATSLVVDVGVAGLHRVLEHLELLRAARVVVVAAGMDGALPGVVAGLVSAPVVAVPTSVGYGAAFQGVAPLLTMLTACAPGVAVVNIDNGYGAGHLAAQIAAPQPA
- the larE gene encoding ATP-dependent sacrificial sulfur transferase LarE, translated to MHAPVDRPGTRWADPLGPDDRGAVEHVSAALRRAVPSGRLGVAFSGGVDSSVVLGLAVRALGAERVVAVLGVSPSLAADERTAAHDVARAVGAPVVEVRTHEGENPEYRRNGPDRCFFCKDELFARIGDEVVEAHGLTAVAYGENADDARRPDRPGSRAATSHAVLRPLADAGLDKQAVRRVARALRLPSADKPAAPCLASRIPHFEEVTPDKLAQVEAAEAALRRVGLGDLRVRHHGDVARLEVPAEQVVAVASEPLRGEVLRAVRSAGFRFVALDLAGVQSGAFTLPLVTARGGGDHRG
- a CDS encoding CsbD family protein, whose product is MGLDDKIANAAEGLGGKAKQATGGATGDRELEAEGRGDQKKADLKQAGEKVKDAFRKD
- the uidB gene encoding glucuronide transporter — protein: MTSTAAAPAASVPSATPAPATGGRLRLSQLVGYASGDAANNLAFSMSSMFLLLYYTDVVGISAAAAGTLFLVVRAWDAFADIFAGRLVDRTMTRWGKFRPFFLFGSLPLLLLSVATFTVPGGLGGTGTLVYAYVTYALLGLAYSLVNIPYGSLASAMTQVPEERAKLASFRMVGTAATMILLAFVVAPQITRSDDLQQSLTLTTLLFVVVGLGLYGLLFRTSRENVVRDVARVSLRQSLGTLRGNRPLLMLCLSALCFLTGMFTLQTVQAYYARDVLGDANLFIVLTVVSTLAMFAVAPVIPRLVRGVGKKAAYVGAGALAVVAATGVALTPPTMSWLAIVFFGLYGIGLAAVNMLMFALEADTVEYGEWRSGVRTEGTTYAVFSFTRKLGQAVGGAAAAYGLGLVGYVAEAEQQTQATTDGIRYIAGFVPAVFIAVGVLIMLAYPLTEKVFRSMVGEVEARRAARAGAATDGSREV